From the Brassica napus cultivar Da-Ae chromosome A8, Da-Ae, whole genome shotgun sequence genome, one window contains:
- the LOC106361479 gene encoding fructose-bisphosphate aldolase 2, chloroplastic-like — MASTSLLKASPVLDKSEWVKGQSVLFRQPSSASVVLPNRATSLAVRAASSYADELVKTAKTIASPGRGILAMDESNATCGKRLDSIGLENTEANRQAYRTLLVSAPGLGQYISGAILFEETLYQSTTEGKKMVDVLVEQNIVPGIKVDKGLVPLVGSNNESWCQGLDGLSSRTAAYYQQGARFAKWRTVVSIPNGPSALAVKEAAWGLARYAAISQDSGLVPIVEPEILLDGEHDIDRTYEVAEKVWAEVFFYLAQNNVMFEGILLKPSMVTPGAESKDRATPEQVAAYTLKLLRNRIPPAVPGIMFLSGGQSELEATLNLNAMNQAPNPWHVSFSYARALQNTCLKTWGGRAENVNAAQTTLLARAKANSLAQLGKYSGEGESEEAKEGMFVKGYTY, encoded by the exons atggcaTCTACCTCACTCCTCAAGGCATCTCCAGTGTTGGACAAATCCGAGTGGGTCAAGGGCCAAAGCGTTCTCTTCCGTCAGCCTTCTTCCGCCTCCGTCGTCCTCCCCAACCGCGCCACCTCCCTCGCCGTCCGTGCCGCTTCTTCCTACGCCGATGAGCTTGTCAAGACAGCG AAAACAATTGCATCTCCGGGACGTGGAATCTTGGCGATGGACGAGTCGAACGCGACTTGCGGGAAGCGTTTGGACTCGATAGGGCTAGAGAACACTGAGGCAAACCGTCAAGCGTACAGGACATTGCTTGTCTCTGCACCAGGTCTCGGACAGTACATCTCCGGGGCAATCTTGTTCGAGGAGACTCTCTATCAGTCTACCACCGAAGGAAAGAAAATGGTCGACGTCCTCGTCGAGCAGAACATCGTCCCCGGTATCAAAGTTGACAAG GGTTTGGTGCCACTTGTTGGCTCTAACAATGAGTCATGGTGTCAAGGACTCGATGGTCTATCCTCTCGCACTGCTGCTTACTACCAACAGGGTGCTCGTTTCGCTAAATg GCGTACTGTCGTGAGCATTCCCAACGGCCCGTCTGCGCTCGCTGTGAAAGAAGCTGCTTGGGGCCTTGCTCGCTACGCTGCCATTTCACAG gacAGTGGATTGGTCCCAATTGTGGAGCCAGAGATCTTGTTGGACGGAGAACACGACATTGACAGGACTTACGAAGTAGCTGAGAAGGTTTGGGCTGAGGTTTTCTTTTACCTTGCTCAGAACAATGTCATGTTTGAAGGTATCCTCCTGAAGCCGAGCATGGTGACTCCTGGAGCCGAGTCTAAAGACAGAGCTACTCCTGAACAAGTTGCCGCCTACACCCTTAAGCTCCTCCGCAACAGAATCCCTCCTGCCGTCCCCGGAATCATG TTCTTGTCTGGAGGACAGTCTGAGTTGGAGGCAACGTTGAACCTCAACGCGATGAACCAGGCACCAAACCCATGGCACGTGTCCTTCTCCTACGCACGTGCTCTCCAGAACACTTGTCTGAAAACATGGGGAGGCAGAGCTGAGAACGTGAACGCTGCTCAGACCACTCTCTTGGCTCGTGCCAAGGCCAACTCGTTGGCTCAGCTTGGAAAATACAGCGGAGAAGGCGAGTCTGAAGAGGCTAAGGAGGGTATGTTCGTCAAAGGCTACACCTATTAA
- the LOC111212403 gene encoding glutathione S-transferase T3-like has product MNAELETSQPIDVGSIGVGSSTVPKPLERKKWTTQEDIVLISAWLNTSKDPIVSNQQKLRSFWNRIAEYFNSSPQLSDFAPREWNQCKQRWGSVNEQVCKFVGSYEAALKEQASGQNENDVMKSAHDILFSDYQLKFTLEHAWRELRFDQKWRSNSVSRDGPKEKRKEAAETEPELEEVRPPGIKASKAAKRKKHGNEAALDQIESILAKKTIISNRKILDRLLGKNADTLSDQERTLKNKLISEML; this is encoded by the exons ATGAATGCTGAACTAGAG ACCAGTCAACCCATAGACGTAGGGTCCATAGGCGTAGGGTCTTCTACTGTTCCAAAACCGTTGGAGAGGAAAAAGTGGACAACACAAGAAGACATTGTTCTGATcagtgcttggttgaacacCAGCAAGGATCCGATAGTTAGTAACCAGCAGAAGTTAAGGTCGTTTTGGAATAGAATAGCAGAGTACTTCAATTCAAGCCCTCAGCTGAGTGACTTCGCTCCTAGAGAGTGGAATcagtgtaagcagaggtggggaagTGTTAATGAGCAGGTCTGTAAGTTTGTGGGAAGTTATGAAGCCGCATTGAAGGAACAAGCTAGTGGTCAAAATGAGAACGATGTCATGAAGTCTGCCCATGACATCTTATTTAGCGACTACCAGCTCAAGTTCACACTCGAGCATGCGTGGCGGGAACTGAGGTTTGATCAAAAATGGAGATCAAACTCTGTTTCCAGAGATGGCCCaaaggagaaaaggaaggaaGCTGCGGAAACAGAGCCTGAGTTGGAAGAGGTTAGGCCTCCTGGTATTAAGGCTTCCAAAGCTGCAAAACGAAAGAAGCACGGGAATGAAGCAGCTCTTGATCAGATAGAGAGCATACTAGCTAAGAAAACTATCATATCAAACCGGAAAATCCTTGATCGTCTCTTAGGCAAAAATGCAGATACACTTTCTGATCAAGAAAGGACACTCAAGAATAAACTGATATCTGAAATGCTTTGA
- the LOC125577110 gene encoding uncharacterized protein LOC125577110 isoform X1, which translates to MEKAVKTFERVNISKGGRAIPEDQRPDCFFFVAVQCNFRYMCSHEGMSRPPSRRDNTKQHPPMRRRANNKPNSRSNQSCHQQHRHRNEHLCHRSEHLRLRLGQHKPISRPKLLLQPVQTANASSLQLLRLKHGRSRVRHLGTVNRKRIIGVGELHMRGNKIQCLHDGGESDA; encoded by the exons ATGGAGAAAGCCGTGAAGACGTTTGAAAGAGTCAACATTTCTAAAGGCGGCCGAGCGATTCCAGAAGATCAGAGACCTGACTGTTTCTTCTTTGTTGCCG TGCAGTGCAATTTCAGATACATGTGTAGCCATGAAGGAATGAGTAGACCACCCTCACGCAGAGACAACACTAAGCAGCATCCTCCCATGCGTAGACGAGCAAACAACAAACCAAACTCTCGCTCAAATCAAAGTTGTCATCAACAGCATCGTCACCGTAATGAACACCTTTGTCACCGTAGTGAACACCTTCGTCTACGCCTTGGCCAACACAAACCCATCTCCAGGCCAAAACTTCTACTACAACCAGTCCAGACCGCCAATGCCTCCTCTCTGCAGCTCCTTCGACTCAAACATGGAAGATCGCGAGTGCGGCACCTGGGAACTGTCAATAGGAAACGCATCATCG GTGTGGGAGAGCTACATATGCGAGGTAACAAAATCCAATGTCTGCACGACGGTGGGGAGAGTGACGCCTGA
- the LOC125576958 gene encoding uncharacterized protein LOC125576958 has product MSSSSSDEVDEALDEIVDEVVDNYIDPMVNAQTNKPKRRSYIERERELGHKQLWKDYFAENPTYQPEMLRRRFRMNKTLFLRIVQSLSTELPYFQQRRNAHGRLGLSALQKCTAAIRMLAYGQSGDMYDEYLRLGESTSRLCLDNFTNGIIQLFGTEYLRRPTPADLQRLLDVGEARGFPGMVGSIDCMHWEWKNCPTAWRGQFTRGSGKPTIVLEAVASQDLWIWHAFFGLPGPKAVRFAERQEATRKDVERAFGVLQSRFATVKNPALQWDKEKIGRIMRCCVILHNMIVENERDEYNQIDTSEFESGESSRSSQVRRRESLNVHNMLGIRTEVRNSDKHNRLKADLIENIWQMFDVDD; this is encoded by the exons atgtcttcctcatcaagtgaTGAAGTAGATGAAGCTTTAGATGAAATTGTCGACGAAGTAGTCGATAATTACATCGACCCAATGGTTAATGCTCAAACCAACAAGCCGAAGCGACGAAGTTATATCGAAAGAGAGCGGGAACTAGGACACAAACAACTATGGAAGGATTATTTCGCGGAAAATCCAACATACCAACCGGAAATGTTAAGGCGccgttttcgaatgaacaaaacATTGTTCCTTCGCATAGTCCAAAGCCTAAGTACTGAACTACCATactttcagcaaagaagaaaTGCTCATGGAAGGTTGGGGCTAtctgcacttcaaaagtgtacggcagcAATACGTATGCTGGCATACGGACAATCGGGAGATATgtatgacgaatatctccgactagGTGAAAGTACTTCACGTTTATGTTTGGATAATTTCACTAATGGGATTATACAATTGTTTGGAACTGAGTATTTAAGAAGACCTACACCGGCGGATCTTCAACGATTACTCGATGTTGGAGAGGCACGGGGGTTTCCAGGGATGGTAggcagcatcgattgtatgcattgggagtggaaaaactgcccaacgGCTTGGAGAGGGCAGTTTACACGTGGttcaggaaagccgacaattgtcttagaagctGTGGCATCACaggatctttggatatggcacgcatttTTCGGTTTACCAG gtcctaaagcagTGCGGTTTGCTGAACGCCAAGAAGCcaccagaaaagatgtcgaacgtgcttttggagtattgcaatcaAGATTTGCAACAGTTAAAAACCCAGCTTTACAATGGGACAAGGAAAAAATAGGAAGGATTATGAGATGTTGTGTtatattgcacaatatgatagtcgaGAACGAAAGAGACGAATATAATCAAATTGATACATCAGAGTTCGAGTCGGGAGAGTCAAGCAGAAGTTCCCAGGTGCGAAGAAGAGAAAGTTTGAATGTCCATAATATGCTTGGCATTCGCACTGAAGTTCGAAACTCAGATAAACATAATCGTTTGAAAGCTGATCTCATCGAAAATATCTGGCAAATGTTTGATGTAGATGATTGA
- the LOC125577110 gene encoding uncharacterized protein LOC125577110 isoform X2: MNTFVTVVNTFVYALANTNPSPGQNFYYNQSRPPMPPLCSSFDSNMEDRECGTWELSIGNASSVWESYICEVTKSNVCTTVGRVTPEIYKQLVAVVNESYALEHYTPLLLSFRDCNFVRDTFESITSDYCPPLERNLRVVNAGLGMISVRDLECCYVWCCGYSM; the protein is encoded by the exons ATGAACACCTTTGTCACCGTAGTGAACACCTTCGTCTACGCCTTGGCCAACACAAACCCATCTCCAGGCCAAAACTTCTACTACAACCAGTCCAGACCGCCAATGCCTCCTCTCTGCAGCTCCTTCGACTCAAACATGGAAGATCGCGAGTGCGGCACCTGGGAACTGTCAATAGGAAACGCATCATCG GTGTGGGAGAGCTACATATGCGAGGTAACAAAATCCAATGTCTGCACGACGGTGGGGAGAGTGACGCCTGAGATATACAAGCAGCTGGTGGCGGTTGTGAACGAGAGCTACGCGTTGGAGCATTACACGCCGCTGCTGCTTAGCTTTCGGGATTGCAACTTTGTGAGGGATACGTTTGAGAGTATTACATCGGACTACTGTCCGCCCTTGGAGCGTAATCTGAGGGTCGTGAACGCGGGGCTGGGAATGATCTCTGTTAGAGACTTAGAGTGTTGCTATGTCTGGTGCTGTGGGTATTCTATGTGA
- the LOC106359966 gene encoding uncharacterized protein LOC106359966, with the protein MSERQDRGDVSLSVKHEEDVSPESLAWADSCIISFPDDSDNNDWGTFRDALTEIIDIHPQIFVPTETTTSVRSRDEVMTEAESVHMQSFEPQAADRSDQVSEIVSLLNFESDPSKNSLPDHYFPAESRTTNGPVDNHHTAGIESIEEDGSVSNVEADEEPVSETPQVVKDDFMSSSYVEDNNADEVDVLEDPGNLTPQEIFKVWDLKIVGDGDEDDGLGLQVKKALDESSTIQPLNDDHDHVVVEKSCIDDLIAGITDLSLTETFE; encoded by the coding sequence ATGTCTGAACGACAAGACAGAGGAGATGTTTCTCTTTCCGTCAAACACGAGGAAGATGTTTCGCCTGAATCTTTAGCTTGGGCTGATTCCTGCATCATCAGCTTCCCTGATGATTCAGACAACAATGACTGGGGGACGTTTAGAGATGCTTTAACAGAAATCATTGATATCCATCCACAGATCTTTGTTCCGACAGAAACAACAACAAGTGTCCGGTCTCGAGACGAGGTTATGACTGAAGCCGAGTCAGTTCATATGCAGAGTTTTGAACCACAAGCTGCTGACAGGAGTGATCAAGTCAGCGAGATTGTCTCTTTGCTGAACTTTGAATCAGACCCGTCCAAGAACTCTTTGCCAGATCATTACTTTCCGGCAGAGAGCAGAACAACCAATGGACCAGTGGACAATCATCATACCGCAGGTATTGAAAGTATAGAAGAGGATGGTTCTGTGAGCAATGTAGAGGCGGATGAAGAGCCAGTGTCAGAAACGCCCCAAGTCGTCAAGGATGATTTCATGAGCAGCAGTTACGTTGAAGACAACAACGCTGACGAAGTTGATGTTTTGGAGGATCCGGGTAACCTTACTCCACAAGAGATCTTCAAGGTGTGGGATCTTAAGATTGTGGGAGACGGTGATGAGGATGATGGGCTGGGGCTACAAGTGAAGAAAGCACTCGATGAGTCTTCCACGATCCAGCCACTAAATGATGATCATGATCATGTTGTTGTGGAGAAGAGTTGTATCGATGATCTGATAGCTGGGATAACGGATCTGTCTCTCACGGAAACATTTGAGTGA